The sequence below is a genomic window from Deltaproteobacteria bacterium.
AGCCGCCGACCGACAACCAGCCGTCGAGATCGGGATAGCGCTGCGTCGCCGACGCGATCACTTCGGCGACCCGCACCGCGTCGTCGCGGACATCGAAGGTCTCGACCACGGTGATGTCGGGATACTGCTTGAGCGCAGCCTGCGCGCCTTCGAGTCGCTTCTGCAAGTTGTCGGCGCCGAGCGATGTGATCAGCGCGACCCGACCCTTCCCGCCGAGCAATTTCGCCAGGCCGTCGCCGAGCGCACGGCCACCTTCGATGTCGTTGACGCCGTAGAACGCCAGCCGCTTACTCTTCGGCGCGTCGGAGTCCCACGTGATCACCGGGATGCCGGCATCGACCGCGCGATTGATCGCGTCGGTGAGCAGATCGCCGTTCAGACACGAGATGGCGATGCCGTCGACGCGTTGACTGATGAACGACTCGAGGATTTCCTTCTGGCGAATTTCGTCGGTGGTCTCCGCCCCGCGCCACAACACCTCGACGCCTAGTTCCTTCGCCATGCGTTCGGCGCCGATGCGAGCGTACTCGAACACCGGAATATGGATCGCCTTTGGAATAATGGCGAAGCGCAGCTTGCGAGGTTGGTCGGACGGGTTGGAGCACGCGAATGAGAGGAACAGGATCGAGCAGAGAGCAAGCGTCTTGCGCATGAAGCATACTCAACACCACCAAGGCGGGATGAAGCAACTCCGCCAACAATCGTCCCTTCCGCTCTGCGACCTGCCATGGTTCGGTTTGTCAAGGGGCGGGATGAAAGCCACACCTCTTCTCTGCGGGGGCGGCGGGGTGGTGGTCCGCGCGCAGCCGCACCGGGCCACTGGCGTTGATGGTTGTCTCCCGGTGAACCTCCCACGGTCGGC
It includes:
- a CDS encoding sugar-binding protein, coding for MRKTLALCSILFLSFACSNPSDQPRKLRFAIIPKAIHIPVFEYARIGAERMAKELGVEVLWRGAETTDEIRQKEILESFISQRVDGIAISCLNGDLLTDAINRAVDAGIPVITWDSDAPKSKRLAFYGVNDIEGGRALGDGLAKLLGGKGRVALITSLGADNLQKRLEGAQAALKQYPDITVVETFDVRDDAVRVAEVIASATQRYPDLDGWLSVGGWPVFVRNALDPVDPARTKVVAFDTIPPAPDLLRAGKVQLLVGQKYFGWGEESVRLLKQITDGQRPTEVYHYSGIDVVTRDNVDAYLEQWKQWEAGR